One part of the Marmota flaviventris isolate mMarFla1 chromosome 4, mMarFla1.hap1, whole genome shotgun sequence genome encodes these proteins:
- the LOC114095592 gene encoding protein-lysine methyltransferase METTL21E isoform X3, with the protein MRCCLTGAREHIFQEMIKKTSIYSHPLIDHLMETEVQEEAREDHDDKQVVSEIMARCFIPTLVTSISWEAFHFVGHEIRITEAMDCYGAVVWPSALVLCYFLETNAKQYNMVDKNVIEIGAGTGLVSIVASLLGARVTATDLPELLGNLQYNISCNTKMKCKHLPQVKELSWGVALDRNFPRASNSFDYVLAADVVYAHPFLEDLLLTFDHLCKETTIVLWAMKFRLEKENKFVDRFKELFDLEEVSSFPSLNIKLYKAMKKNRRNA; encoded by the exons TTTTCAAGAAATGATCAAGAAAACATCAATATATAGCCATCCATTGATTGATCACTTGATGGAGACAGAAGTTCAAGAAg AGGCCAGAGAAGACCATGACGACAAGCAGGTGGTCTCAGAGATCATGGCCAGATGTTTTATCCCAACTCTGGTAACAAGCATTTCCTGGGAAGCCTTTCATTTTGTTGGTCATGAGATTCGGATTACTGAAGCGATGGACTGTTACGGTGCTGTTGTTTGGCCCTCG gCACTTGTTTTATGCTATTTCCTGGAAACAAATGCAAAGCAGTATAATATGGTTGATAAAAACGTGATTGAAATTGGAGCTGGAACAGGGTTGGTCTCCATTGTGGCAAGTTTACTGG GTGCTCGTGTGACTGCGACAGACTTACCTGAGTTACTTGGAAACCTGCAGTATAATATTTCCTGCAACACCAAAATGAAATGCAAGCATTTGCCTCAGGTTAAGGAACTCTCCTGGGGAGTAGCTTTAGATAGAAACTTCCCCAGGGCCTCCAATAGTTTTGACTATGTCCTGGCAGCGGATGTTGTTTACGCCCACCCGTTCCTAGAAGACCTCCTCCTTACCTTTGACCATCTGTGCAAAGAAACGACCATCGTCCTCTGGGCCATGAAGTTCaggttggaaaaagaaaataaatttgtagatAGATTTAAGGAGCTGTTTGATCTGGAGGAAGTTTCCAGCTTCCCTAGTCTGAATATTAAGTTGTATAAAGCTATGAAAAAAAATCGAAGGAATGCATAA
- the LOC114095592 gene encoding putative methyltransferase-like protein 21E isoform X4, which yields MIKKTSIYSHPLIDHLMETEVQEEAREDHDDKQVVSEIMARCFIPTLVTSISWEAFHFVGHEIRITEAMDCYGAVVWPSALVLCYFLETNAKQYNMVDKNVIEIGAGTGLVSIVASLLGARVTATDLPELLGNLQYNISCNTKMKCKHLPQVKELSWGVALDRNFPRASNSFDYVLAADVVYAHPFLEDLLLTFDHLCKETTIVLWAMKFRLEKENKFVDRFKELFDLEEVSSFPSLNIKLYKAMKKNRRNA from the exons ATGATCAAGAAAACATCAATATATAGCCATCCATTGATTGATCACTTGATGGAGACAGAAGTTCAAGAAg AGGCCAGAGAAGACCATGACGACAAGCAGGTGGTCTCAGAGATCATGGCCAGATGTTTTATCCCAACTCTGGTAACAAGCATTTCCTGGGAAGCCTTTCATTTTGTTGGTCATGAGATTCGGATTACTGAAGCGATGGACTGTTACGGTGCTGTTGTTTGGCCCTCG gCACTTGTTTTATGCTATTTCCTGGAAACAAATGCAAAGCAGTATAATATGGTTGATAAAAACGTGATTGAAATTGGAGCTGGAACAGGGTTGGTCTCCATTGTGGCAAGTTTACTGG GTGCTCGTGTGACTGCGACAGACTTACCTGAGTTACTTGGAAACCTGCAGTATAATATTTCCTGCAACACCAAAATGAAATGCAAGCATTTGCCTCAGGTTAAGGAACTCTCCTGGGGAGTAGCTTTAGATAGAAACTTCCCCAGGGCCTCCAATAGTTTTGACTATGTCCTGGCAGCGGATGTTGTTTACGCCCACCCGTTCCTAGAAGACCTCCTCCTTACCTTTGACCATCTGTGCAAAGAAACGACCATCGTCCTCTGGGCCATGAAGTTCaggttggaaaaagaaaataaatttgtagatAGATTTAAGGAGCTGTTTGATCTGGAGGAAGTTTCCAGCTTCCCTAGTCTGAATATTAAGTTGTATAAAGCTATGAAAAAAAATCGAAGGAATGCATAA